Within the bacterium genome, the region CAGCAGGTAGTCGACAGCCTGACCGGCGGCATTGCGGGACTGCTCGAGAAGCGCGGCGTAGAGGTCGTGAAGGGCTACGCGCGCTTCGCCGGCCCGCACGAGCTGGCGATCGAAGGCGGCGAGGTCAGCCGCATTCGCTTCGGGCACGCGATCATCGCCACGGGCAGCCGCATCAACGAGATCCCCCCGGCCTACGACATTCCGGTGTGGTCCAGCGCCGAGGCGCTGGAGATTCCCGAGATTCCAGAGACCCTGCTCGTCGTGGGCGGCGGCTACATCGGCCTGGAGCTGGGGCTGGTCTACGAGGGGCTCGGCAGCAAGGTGAGCATGGTCGAGCTCTTCCCGAACCTGCTGATGGGGGCGGACCAGGACCTGGTGCGGCCGGTGCTGAAGAACTGCCAGGCGCGCTTCGAGGAGCTGATGCTGGAGAGCAAGGTGATCGGCATCAAGGAGCTGGGCGAGGGGCAGGGCTTTCGCGTGGACATCGAGCAGGGCGGCAAGCTGGAGAATCGCCACTACGACCGCGTACTCGTGGCCGTCGGGCGGAGGCCCAACACGGACGACCTCGGCCTGGAGACGATCGGCCTGGTGCTCGATGGCGAAGGCCGCATCCCCACCGACGAGGCCTGCCGCACGCAGCAGGCGCACATCTTCGCGATCGGCGACGCGGCGGGGGGGCCCATGCTCGCGCACAAGGCGAGCCGCGAGGGCAAGGTGGCCGCCGAGGTGATCGCCGGCCACCCGAGCGCCTTCGACAACCGCGCGATCCCGGCCGTGGTGTTCACGGCCCCCGAGATCGCGTGGACGGGGATCACCGAGCGCGAGGCCGAGGCAAAGGGCGTGGCGATTACCGTGGGGCGCTTTCCGCTGAGCGCGCTGGGGCGGGCCAAGGCGATCGGCCGCACGGAGGGCTTCGTCAAGGTGATCGCCGATCCCGAGACGCAGCGCCTGCTCGGCGTCGGCATGGTGGGTCCGCAGGTGAGCGAGCTGATCGCCGAGGGCACGCTGGCGATCGAGATGGGCGCAACGCTCGAGGACCTCTTGGTCACGATCCACCCCCACCCGACGATCTCCGAGAGCATCCTCGAGGCGGCGGAGATGGCGGCCGGCACGGCGGTGCATCTGGCCGCGCCGAAGAAGCCCTAGCGTGGGCGCGCCGCCCGAGGTCGAGGTTCACGCTTCGGGATTGCGAATCGAGCCCTGGCTCGACGATGAGCCGCTCATCGAGGCCGTGCGCGCGGATGGCCAGGCGCGCTGGACGCTTCGCACGCAGCCGACCACTTGCATCGTCCTTGGCCGCGGGTCAAAGCCCGAGGTCGAGTTGTTTCTCGATGCCGTGCTCGCCGACGGCGTGCCGGTGTTTCGCCGGCGCGGCGGCGGCTGCGCGGTGTTGCTGGATCCGGGGAACTTGATCGTGAGCGTGGCCCTGCCACTTCCCGGCATCGGGGGTTCGAAGGCTGCGTTTGCGCGGCTGTCGGCGTGGCTGATCGAGGCGCTGGCCGCGGCGGGGGCGCCGGGAGTCGAGCAGCGCGGCGTGAGCGACCTGGTGCTCGAGGGCCGCAAGGTGGGCGGCTCGGCCATCTACCGCGAGCAGGGGTTGCTGTACTATTCGTCGACGCTGCTGGTGGACCCGGACATCGCGGGGATGGGGCGGTGGCTGAAGCATCCGCCAAGAGAGCCGGAGTATCGGCAGGGCCGGCATCACAGGCGCTTCGTCCGCACATTGCCTGAGGGCTGCAACCGCAGCGGGCTTGCGTCCACCCTAGACTGCACTATTGCCTATCGCGGCGGCCCGATGTTTGCGTGCGAGTAGAGCCGGGCCGGATCCCCAGTGTAGATCGCATCGTACATGCTCCAGAGTACCGAGGCGCACACCTGGCCGCGCCTCTTGCTGCCGCCGAGAAGCGAATGAAGGACGAAGCCGAGGGCGCGCAGGGATGCCTCTTGCAGCGCAGGTTCTGGCAGCGGATCGGCTTCAAGGGCTTCCAGTAAGCGGATCGTCTCTGTGCGAGCATCGC harbors:
- the lpdA gene encoding dihydrolipoyl dehydrogenase, with amino-acid sequence MGSLELETGVVVIGGGPGGYVAALRAADLGLEVTLVEAAEKLGGVCLREGCIPSKALINVVEIAHAAREAGKFGLSYGKPKFDREKLHDWIQQVVDSLTGGIAGLLEKRGVEVVKGYARFAGPHELAIEGGEVSRIRFGHAIIATGSRINEIPPAYDIPVWSSAEALEIPEIPETLLVVGGGYIGLELGLVYEGLGSKVSMVELFPNLLMGADQDLVRPVLKNCQARFEELMLESKVIGIKELGEGQGFRVDIEQGGKLENRHYDRVLVAVGRRPNTDDLGLETIGLVLDGEGRIPTDEACRTQQAHIFAIGDAAGGPMLAHKASREGKVAAEVIAGHPSAFDNRAIPAVVFTAPEIAWTGITEREAEAKGVAITVGRFPLSALGRAKAIGRTEGFVKVIADPETQRLLGVGMVGPQVSELIAEGTLAIEMGATLEDLLVTIHPHPTISESILEAAEMAAGTAVHLAAPKKP